A part of Rattus norvegicus strain BN/NHsdMcwi chromosome 4, GRCr8, whole genome shotgun sequence genomic DNA contains:
- the Setmar gene encoding histone-lysine N-methyltransferase SETMAR isoform X3, which translates to MVHLMDRSISFVPVGHPCSAKVYTPDHVAGPGADMDPTQITFPGCACIKTPCVPGTCSCLRHESNYNDNLCLRDVGSEAKYAKPVFECNVLCQCGEHCRNRVVQSGLQFLLQVFQTEKKGWGLRTLEYIPKGRFVCEYAGEVLGFSEVQRRIHLQTAHDPNYIIALREHTYNGQVMETFVDPTYIGNIGRFLNHSCEPNLLMIPVRIDSMVPKLALFAAKDILPGEELSYDYSGRFLNQISSKDKERIDCGQPRKPCYCGAQSCATFLPYDSSLYGPLENPGTS; encoded by the exons ATGGTGCATTTGATGGACAGAAGCATCTCTTTCGTCCCTGTAGGACATCCCTGCTCAGCTAAAGTG TATACTCCTGATCATGTAGCTGGGCCTGGAGCAGACATGGACCCCACACAAATAACCTTCCCTGGTTGTGCTTGCATCAAAACTCCATGTGTCCCTGGTACTTGCTCCTGTCTTCGTCATGAGAGTAACTACAATGACAATTTATGCCTTAGGGATGTGGGATCAGAAGCAAAGTACGCCAAGCCAGTCTTTGAATGCAATGTTCTGTGCCAGTGTGGCGAGCACTGCAGAAACAGGGTGGTCCAGAGTGGTCTCCAGTTCCTTCTCCAGGTATTccagacagaaaaaaaaggcTGGGGACTTCGGACCTTGGAATATATACCCAAGGGAAGATTCGTCTGTGAGTATGCTGGGGAGGTATTAGGATTCTCTGAAGTACAAAGAAGAATTCACCTACAAACAGCACATGACCCAAATTACATCATCGCCCTCAGGGAGCACACATACAATGGCCAGGTCATGGAAACATTTGTCGACCCTACCTACATAGGAAATATTGGGAGATTCCTCAATCATTCTTGTGAACCAAATCTGTTGATGATTCCTGTCCGAATTGACTCAATGGTGCCCAAGCTCGCACTTTTTGCAGCCAAAGATATTTTGCCAGGAGAAGAACTCTCTTACGACTATTCAGGAAGATTCCTTAATCAAATAAGCAGTAAAGACAAAGAAAGGATAGACTGTGGACAACCAAGGAAGCCTTGTTACTGCGGTGCCCAATCATGTGCCACTTTCCTGCCCTATGACAGTTCACTATATGGCCCCTTAGAAAATCCAGGCACCAGTTAG
- the Setmar gene encoding histone-lysine N-methyltransferase SETMAR isoform X2 gives MDPTQITFPGCACIKTPCVPGTCSCLRHESNYNDNLCLRDVGSEAKYAKPVFECNVLCQCGEHCRNRVVQSGLQFLLQVFQTEKKGWGLRTLEYIPKGRFVCEYAGEVLGFSEVQRRIHLQTAHDPNYIIALREHTYNGQVMETFVDPTYIGNIGRFLNHSCEPNLLMIPVRIDSMVPKLALFAAKDILPGEELSYDYSGRFLNQISSKDKERIDCGQPRKPCYCGAQSCATFLPYDSSLYGPLENPGTS, from the coding sequence ATGGACCCCACACAAATAACCTTCCCTGGTTGTGCTTGCATCAAAACTCCATGTGTCCCTGGTACTTGCTCCTGTCTTCGTCATGAGAGTAACTACAATGACAATTTATGCCTTAGGGATGTGGGATCAGAAGCAAAGTACGCCAAGCCAGTCTTTGAATGCAATGTTCTGTGCCAGTGTGGCGAGCACTGCAGAAACAGGGTGGTCCAGAGTGGTCTCCAGTTCCTTCTCCAGGTATTccagacagaaaaaaaaggcTGGGGACTTCGGACCTTGGAATATATACCCAAGGGAAGATTCGTCTGTGAGTATGCTGGGGAGGTATTAGGATTCTCTGAAGTACAAAGAAGAATTCACCTACAAACAGCACATGACCCAAATTACATCATCGCCCTCAGGGAGCACACATACAATGGCCAGGTCATGGAAACATTTGTCGACCCTACCTACATAGGAAATATTGGGAGATTCCTCAATCATTCTTGTGAACCAAATCTGTTGATGATTCCTGTCCGAATTGACTCAATGGTGCCCAAGCTCGCACTTTTTGCAGCCAAAGATATTTTGCCAGGAGAAGAACTCTCTTACGACTATTCAGGAAGATTCCTTAATCAAATAAGCAGTAAAGACAAAGAAAGGATAGACTGTGGACAACCAAGGAAGCCTTGTTACTGCGGTGCCCAATCATGTGCCACTTTCCTGCCCTATGACAGTTCACTATATGGCCCCTTAGAAAATCCAGGCACCAGTTAG
- the Setmar gene encoding histone-lysine N-methyltransferase SETMAR isoform X1: MVRQVGEYTPDHVAGPGADMDPTQITFPGCACIKTPCVPGTCSCLRHESNYNDNLCLRDVGSEAKYAKPVFECNVLCQCGEHCRNRVVQSGLQFLLQVFQTEKKGWGLRTLEYIPKGRFVCEYAGEVLGFSEVQRRIHLQTAHDPNYIIALREHTYNGQVMETFVDPTYIGNIGRFLNHSCEPNLLMIPVRIDSMVPKLALFAAKDILPGEELSYDYSGRFLNQISSKDKERIDCGQPRKPCYCGAQSCATFLPYDSSLYGPLENPGTS, from the coding sequence TATACTCCTGATCATGTAGCTGGGCCTGGAGCAGACATGGACCCCACACAAATAACCTTCCCTGGTTGTGCTTGCATCAAAACTCCATGTGTCCCTGGTACTTGCTCCTGTCTTCGTCATGAGAGTAACTACAATGACAATTTATGCCTTAGGGATGTGGGATCAGAAGCAAAGTACGCCAAGCCAGTCTTTGAATGCAATGTTCTGTGCCAGTGTGGCGAGCACTGCAGAAACAGGGTGGTCCAGAGTGGTCTCCAGTTCCTTCTCCAGGTATTccagacagaaaaaaaaggcTGGGGACTTCGGACCTTGGAATATATACCCAAGGGAAGATTCGTCTGTGAGTATGCTGGGGAGGTATTAGGATTCTCTGAAGTACAAAGAAGAATTCACCTACAAACAGCACATGACCCAAATTACATCATCGCCCTCAGGGAGCACACATACAATGGCCAGGTCATGGAAACATTTGTCGACCCTACCTACATAGGAAATATTGGGAGATTCCTCAATCATTCTTGTGAACCAAATCTGTTGATGATTCCTGTCCGAATTGACTCAATGGTGCCCAAGCTCGCACTTTTTGCAGCCAAAGATATTTTGCCAGGAGAAGAACTCTCTTACGACTATTCAGGAAGATTCCTTAATCAAATAAGCAGTAAAGACAAAGAAAGGATAGACTGTGGACAACCAAGGAAGCCTTGTTACTGCGGTGCCCAATCATGTGCCACTTTCCTGCCCTATGACAGTTCACTATATGGCCCCTTAGAAAATCCAGGCACCAGTTAG